The Raphanus sativus cultivar WK10039 chromosome 2, ASM80110v3, whole genome shotgun sequence genome includes a region encoding these proteins:
- the LOC108821662 gene encoding LOW QUALITY PROTEIN: signal peptide peptidase-like 1 (The sequence of the model RefSeq protein was modified relative to this genomic sequence to represent the inferred CDS: inserted 1 base in 1 codon) has product METLWTLLYLLEPAPATLILTAVTVTFASAFRALNYSKEMERNRDFSEASITLDTSQALMIPVMSSCSLLLMFYLFSSVSQLLTAFTAVASVSSLFXWLSPYALYVKSQLGLSDPFLSRCCSKSFTRIQGLLLVACAVTVVAWLVSGHWVLNNLLGISICIAFVSHVRLPNIKTCAMLLLCLFVYDIFWVFFSERFFGANVMVTVATQQASNPVHTVANSLNLPGLELITKKLELPVKIVFPRNLLGGVVPGVNASDFMMLGLGDMAIPAMLLALILCFDHRKSRDVVNLSDLKSFKGHKYIWYALPGYAIGLVSALAAGVLTHSPQPALLYLVPSTLGPVIFMSWRRKDLAELWEGSALSNPTEKSHEIEI; this is encoded by the exons ATGGAGACTCTATGGACACTTTTGTATCTGCTAGAACCTGCTCCAGCTACTCTCATTCTCACAGCTGTCACCGTCACATTCGCATCTGCCTTCCGCGCGCTTAACTACTCCAAAGAGATGGAGAGAAACCGTGACTTCTCCGAAGCTTCCATCACACTAGACACCTCTCAAGCCCTGATGATCCCTGTCATGAGCTCCTGCAGTTTGCTTCTCATGTTCTACCTCTTCTCTTCCGTCTCTCAGCTCCTCACCGCCTTCACAGCCGTCGCCTCCgtctcatctctct tttggCTCTCGCCCTACGCCTTGTATGTCAAGTCCCAGCTTGGCCTCTCTGATCCTTTTCTTTCACGCTGCTGCTCTAAGTCGTTCACTAGAATCCAAGGACTGCTGCTTGTGGCTTGTGCAGTCACGGTAGTGGCGTGGCTCGTCTCTGGTCATTGGGTGTTGAACAACTTGCTTGGGATCTCTATCTGCATTGCTTTCGTCAGCCATGTCCGTCTTCCCAATATCAAGACATGTGCTATGCTGCTCCTGTGTCTCTTTGTGTATGACATATTCTGGGTCTTCTTCTCCGAGAGATTCTTTGGTGCTAACGTTATGGTGACCGTGGCAACTCAGCAAGCGTCGAACCCGGTTCATACTGTAGCCAACAGTTTGAATCTTCCTGGACTGGAGTTGATCACAAAGAAACTTGAACTGCCTGTTAAAATAGTGTTTCCAAGGAACCTATTGGGTGGTGTGGTGCCTGGTGTGAATGCCTCAGATTTCATGATGCTTGGTCTTGGTGACATG gcTATTCCTGCAATGCTTTTGGCTTTGATACTCTGCTTTGACCATAGGAAAAGTAGAGATGTAGTGAATCTTTCTGATCTTAAATCTTTCAAGGGGCACAAGTACATATGGTATGCACTTCCTGGGTACGCCATTGGCTTGGTCTCGGCTCTAGCTGCAGGTGTCTTAACCCACTCACCGCAGCCAGCTCTGCTTTATCTG GTACCATCTACGCTAGGACCGGTGATCTTCATGTCATGGCGGAGAAAGGATCTTGCGGAGCTGTGGGAAGGATCAGCATTGTCCAATCCCACTGAAAAATCTCATGAAATAGAGATCTGA
- the LOC108840896 gene encoding protein WEAK CHLOROPLAST MOVEMENT UNDER BLUE LIGHT-like 1, translated as MEDLKLPEAVSPTPPEEPNVISDVGITKPELEQPQEDETMQQSQANEDSTEDEKIYMDDTFLPSGLSSSKAEEAQDSSSSTTISEIVLPHVKIKHGAVGAPRVPSRSLSSLRSLGSPRALLSPRFGVSSPLRNETPKTLDSYRHSIDTASPIESVKEAVSKFGGITDWKAHRMEVLDRRKFVEQELEKLEEQIPEYKKKSEDVEMSKVLTVEELENTKRLIEELKLNLDKAETEEKQAKQDSDLAKMRVEEMEQGIAGEASVATKAQLEVAQARHTSAISELESVKEELETLQSEYDALVKEKEVAMKEAEEAVKASKDVERRVEELTIELIASKESLECAHSSHLEAEEHKIGAVMSRDQDTHRWEKELKQAEEELQKLKQHIVSTKELKVKLDFASALLLDLKKELADYNESSNSLQEKSHADIQTAVASAKKELEEVNANIEKAASEVKCLKVASSSLRLELEKEKSALDSIKKREGMASIAVESLDAEIDTTRLEIALVESKEKEAREEMVELPKQLQQAAQEADEAKSLAELAREELRKSREEAEQAKAGASTMQSRLVAAQKEIEAAKASERLALAAIKALQESESALKENNVDSPRSVTLSLDEYYELSKRAHEAEEEANAKVAAAVSEIEEARETEKRNLERLEEVNKEMDSRKKALAEAIEKAEKAKEGKLSVEQELRKWREEHDVKKKNGDDEMNIEGRSLEEESKEKETESNGTETDPTPQANPVKKKKKLFPRFFMFMMKKKSHK; from the exons ATGGAGGATTTGAAATTACCAGAAGCAGTATCTCCCACCCCTCCAGAAGAACCTAATGTGATATCAGATGTTGGAATCACAAAGCCTGAGCTGGAGCAGCCTCAAGAAGACGAAACAATGCAACAATCTCAAGCAAACGAAGATTCAACTGAAGATGAGAAAATTTATATGGACGACACTTTTTTGCCCTCCGGTTTATCAAGCAGCAAAGCAGAAGAGGCAcaagattcttcttcttctactactaTTTCTGAGATTGTTCTGCCTCATGTGAAGATTAAGCATGGAGCTGTGGGCGCACCAAGAGTGCCTTCGAGATCTCTTTCTTCCCTAAGAAGCCTTGGTTCTCCCAGAGCACTCTTGTCTCCAAGATTTGGAGTATCGTCACCGTTGAGAAATGAAACACCCAAAACTCTGGATTCTTACAGACACTCCATTGACACAGCATCTCCTATTGAATCTGTTAAAGAAGCTGTCTCAAAATTTGGTGGAATCACGGATTGGAAAGCACATAGAATGGAAGTATTAGAT AGACGCAAGTTTGTGGAACAAGAACTTGAAAAGCTGGAAGAGCAGATCCCTGAGTACAAGAAAAAATCAGAAGATGTTGAGATGTCAAAGGTCCTAACGGTAGAGGAGTTAGAGAACACAAAGAGACTCATCGAAGAGCTGAAGCTTAATCTCGACAAGGCGGAGACAGAAGAGAAACAAGCAAAGCAGGACTCTGACCTTGCGAAGATGAGAGTTGAGGAGATGGAACAAGGAATCGCCGGTGAAGCTAGCGTTGCAACTAAAGCACAGCTCGAAGTGGCTCAAGCCAGGCATACATCTGCGATCTCGGAACTGGAATCTGTCAAGGAAGAGCTAGAAACTCTGCAGAGCGAGTATGATGCTTTGGTGAAAGAGAAAGAGGTGGCTATGAAGGAAGCAGAAGAAGCAGTTAAGGCTTCTAAAGACGTTGAGAGGAGAGTTGAAGAGCTGACGATAGAGCTGATAGCTTCGAAGGAGTCTTTGGAATGCGCACACTCTTCTCATTTGGAAGCGGAAGAGCATAAGATTGGAGCAGTCATGTCGCGTGATCAGGATACTCACAGGTGGGAGAAGGAACTAAAGCAAGCAGAGGAAGAGCTTCAAAAGCTTAAGCAGCATATAGTTTCAACCAAGGAGCTGAAAGTGAAACTTGACTTTGCTTCAGCGTTGCTTCTTGATTTGAAGAAAGAACTTGCAGATTATAACGAATCATCCAACTCGTTACAGGAGAAATCCCACGCAGATATACAAACGGCTGTTGCTTCTGCAAAGAAGGAGCTCGAAGAAGTCAATGCGAACATCGAGAAAGCAGCTTCTGAAGTGAAATGCTTGAAGGTTGCATCATCTTCCTTGAGACTGGAACTCGAGAAAGAGAAATCAGCACTTGACTCGATCAAAAAAAGAGAAGGGATGGCGTCGATAGCGGTTGAGTCTCTAGATGCTGAGATAGACACAACAAGGCTCGAGATAGCTCTCGTTGAGTCCAAGGAGAAAGAAGCTAGAGAGGAGATGGTGGAGCTGCCAAAGCAGCTGCAGCAAGCAGCTCAAGAAGCTGATGAGGCGAAATCATTAGCTGAGCTTGCTCGCGAAGAGCTGAGAAAGTCTCGAGAAGAAGCAGAGCAAGCGAAAGCTGGAGCAAGCACAATGCAGAGCAGATTGGTTGCAGCTCAGAAAGAAATCGAAGCTGCTAAAGCTTCGGAGAGATTAGCATTAGCCGCCATCAAGGCCTTGCAAGAGAGCGAATCTGCTTTGAAGGAAAACAATGTTGATTCTCCGAGGAGTGTGACACTGTCACTAGATGAGTACTATGAGCTTAGCAAGCGTGCTCACGAGGCTGAAGAGGAAGCCAACGCAAAGGTTGCAGCGGCGGTGTCTGAGATTGAGGAAGCCAGAGAAACAGAGAAGAGGAACTTGGAGAGACTGGAGGAAGTAAACAAAGAGATGGATTCAAGAAAGAAAGCACTTGCAGAAGCAATTGAGAAGGCTGAGAAGGCTAAAGAAGGGAAGCTAAGTGTAGAACAAGAGCTGAGAAAATGGAGGGAAGAACATGAcgtaaagaaaaagaatggtGATGATGAAATGAACATAGAGGGAAGAAGCTTAGAAGAAGAGTCTAAGGAGAAAGAAACAGAGTCTAATGGAACTGAAACAGACCCAACCCCACAGGCGAATCctgtaaagaaaaagaagaaacttttCCCAAGATTTTTTATGTtcatgatgaagaagaagtcacatAAGTGA
- the LOC108842408 gene encoding peroxidase 47 yields the protein MMVSPNLLSVIMLIHAIIGLPYNVRGLSMGYYMMSCPMVEQTVTNTVNNALQADPTLAAGLIRMLFHDCFIEGCDASILLDSTKDNTAEKDSPANLSLRGYEIIDDAKAEIENTCPGVVSCADIVAMAARDAVFWAGGPYYQIPNGRFDGKRSKIEDTRNLPSPFLNASQLIQTFGQRGFSVRDVVALSGAHTLGVARCSSFKDRLTTPDSTMDSSFAKTLSKTCSAGDNTEQPFDATRNDFDNAYFNALQRKSGVLFSDQTLYNTPMTRNLVNGYAFNQAMFFFHFQQAMQKMSNLNVKSGSQGEVRQNCRILN from the exons ATGATGGTTAGCCCGAATTTATTGAGTGTGATTATGCTGATCCATGCAATTATTGGGCTTCCTTATAATGTGAGAGGGTTAAGTATGGGTTACTACATGATGAGCTGTCCTATGGTAGAACAGACTGTGACGAATACTGTTAACAATGCTCTTCAAGCTGATCCCACTTTAGCTGCAGGTCTTATCCGTATGCTCTTTCACGACTGCTTCATTGAG GGATGTGACGCTTCGATTCTGCTAGATTCAACAAAAGACAACACTGCTGAAAAAGATTCACCTGCGAACCTGAGTCTACGTGGCTACGAGATCATAGATGATGCAAAAGCAGAAATAGAGAATACATGTCCTGGAGTTGTTTCTTGTGCTGATATTGTTGCCATGGCTGCTAGAGATGCTGTCTTTTGG GCTGGTGGTCCATATTATCAAATACCAAATGGAAGATTTGATGGTAAAAGATCGAAGATAGAAGATACAAGAAATCTTCCATCACCTTTTCTCAATGCCTCTCAGCTCATTCAGACTTTTGGCCAACGTGGCTTCAGTGTGCGGGATGTTGTTGCTCTCTCCG GAGCACACACCCTTGGAGTTGCGCGATGCTCATCCTTCAAGGATAGACTTACCACCCCAGACTCTACCATGGACTCCTCTTTTGCCAAGACTCTCTCTAAAACTTGCAGTGCCGGTGACAACACAGAGCAGCCATTTGATGCAACGCGTAACGATTTCGACAATGCTTACTTCAATGCCCTTCAGAGGAAATCAGGAGTCCTCTTCTCAGACCAAACCTTATACAACACACCGATGACCAGGAACCTTGTTAATGGATATGCCTTTAACCAAGCTATGTTTTTCTTTCATTTCCAACAGGCCATGCAGAAAATGAGCAATCTTAATGTCAAATCTGGTTCTCAAGGTGAAGTCCGTCAAAATTGTCGCATTCTTAACTAA
- the LOC108843708 gene encoding protein CYPRO4, with protein MGAAHSHEDLEICTSDEEEYEEYEERRDDGEEEDKFEDSRDDTLDPSSSGGRRLLRPKPPSSSLDDVDAKLRALKLKYTSTTTPPPSSTQNSARLFRYINGNTPKAKWITAEKSTAYCFVKTSRVNEDEEDEDEDENRDSETEWWVLKVGSKIREKVSDEMQLKAYKDQRRVDFVARGVWALKFATTEDFAAYVNSYENCLFENNHGVELNEASKAKIFGKDFIGWANPEAADDSMWEDADDILLKSPESSAATPVRDTQDLTEAFEEATSEGIHSLALGALDNSFLVGDSGIQVFKNMRQGIQGKGVCVNFEGGGFGGRAHSAQPRKALLMRAETNMLLMSPMSQNRGIHQLDIETGKVISEWKFEKDGVDISMSDITNDGKGAQLDPSASTFLGLDNNRLCRWDMRDRYGMVQDLAAASAPVLNWQQGHQFSRGTNFQCFATTGDGSIVVGSLDGKIRLYSSNTMRQAKTAFPGLGAPVTHVDATYDGKWIVGTTDTYLIVICTLFTDKAGKTKTGFEGRMGNKIAAPRLLKLRPLDAHLAGSNNKFRNAQFSWVTEDGKQERHVVATVGKFSVIWNFQQVKNGSHECYHDQEGLKKCYCYKIVLRNESIVDSRFMNDNFAISGSPEAPLVIATPMKVSSFSLSSKR; from the exons ATGGGAGCAGCTCACAGTCACGAAGATCTTGAGATCTGTACATCAGATGAAGAGGAATACGAAGAGTACGAAGAACGAAGAGACGACGGCGAAGAGGAAGACAAGTTCGAGGACTCCAGGGACGATACGTTAGATCCATCTTCCTCCGGTGGCCGTCGTCTCCTCCGTCCTAAACCTCCTTCATCATCACTAGACGACGTCGACGCCAAGCTCAGAGCACTGAAGCTGAAATACACATCAACAACAACACCTCCTCCGTCGTCTACGCAGAACTCAGCTCGGCTTTTCCGTTACATCAACGGCAACACACCCAAAGCCAAATGGATCACCGCCGAGAAATCCACCGCTTACTGCTTCGTGAAGACCTCTCGAGTGAACGAggacgaagaagacgaagacgaaGATGAGAATCGAGATTCAGAGACGGAATGGTGGGTTCTGAAGGTAGGGAGCAAGATCCGGGAGAAGGTATCAGACGAGATGCAATTGAAGGCGTACAAAGACCAGCGCCGCGTCGATTTCGTCGCTAGAGGCGTCTGGGCGTTGAAATTCGCCACCACCGAAGACTTCGCGGCTTATGTGAACAGCTACGAAAACTGCTTGTTCGAGAACAATCACGGCGTCGAGTTGAACGAGGCCAGCAAAGCGAAGATCTTCGGGAAAGACTTCATCGGTTGGGCGAATCCCGAGGCCGCCGATGATTCCATGTGGGAAGACGCTGATGATATTTTGCTCAAGAGTCCCGAGTCGTCCGCAGCGACTCCGGTGAGAGATACGCAGGATCTGACGGAGGCTTTTGAGGAAGCTACGAGCGAAGGGATACATAGCTTAGCTCTCGGTGCGTTGGATAATAGTTTCCTTGTGGGGGATTCTGGTATTCAGGTGTTCAAGAACATGAGGCAAGGGATTCAAGGGAAAGGTGTTTGTGTTAACTTCGAGGGTGGTGGGTTTGGTGGTAGGGCTCACTCTGCGCAGCCGAGGAAGGCTCTTCTCATGAGAGCTGAGACTAACATGCTGCTCATGAGTCCCATGAGTCAAAACCGAGGGATCCATCAGCTTGATATTGAGACCGGGAAGGTTATTTCGGAGTGGAAGTTTGAGAAAGATGGAGTTGATATCTCTATGAGTGACATTACTAACGATGGGAAAGGTGCTCAATTGGACCCTTCTGCGTCTACGTTTCTCGGTTTGGATAACAACAGGCTTTGCAGGTGGGATATGCGTGATAGGTATGGGATGGTTCAGGATCTCGCTGCTGCCAGTGCTCCGGTTTTGAATTGGCAACAGGGGCATCAGTTTTCTAGAGGGACTAACTTCCAGTGCTTTGCGACCACTGGTGATGGCTCAATTGTTGTTGGCTCTCTTGATGGGAAGATTAGGCTTTACTCGAGCAACACTATGAGGCAGGCGAAGACTGCTTTCCCTGGACTTGGTGCGCCTGTAACTCATGTGGATGCTACGTACGATGGGAAATGGATTGTTGGTACAACTGATACGTATCTGATTGTTATCTGTACCCTTTTCACTGACAAGGCTGGTAAAACCAAGACTGGCTTCGAAGGTCGCATGGGAAATAAGATCGCTGCACCGAGGTTGCTAAAGCTAAGACCTCTTGACGCCCATTTAGCTGGGTCTAACAACAAGTTCCGCAATGCTCAGTTTTCATGG GTCACGGAGGATGGGAAACAAGAGCGTCATGTGGTGGCAACTGTTGGCAAATTCAGTGTGATATGGAACTTTCAGCAAGTGAAGAACGGATCTCATGAATGCTACCATGACCAGGAAGGCCTGAAGAAATGCTACTGCTACAAGATAGTCCTCCGAAATGAATCCATCGTGGACAGCCGCTTCATGAATGACAACTTTGCAATCTCTGGTTCACCTGAAGCGCCTCTGGTCATTGCAACTCCCATGAAAGTCAGCTCTTTCAGCTTATCCAGCAAGCGATAA